The genomic stretch ATAAATTTTTACTATTTACAATTACCTGATTATTTAATTTTGGGTTATGATAGTTATTTATAATTTTAGTTGAATTTACACATAAATTAAATTTCTTATTTTTATTAAATACATGAAGTTTATGTTCTGGTAATAAACTTCTAATCTTTGAATTAAATGCATTCTTTAAAGGAACTTTTACTAAATTTTTTTGTTCATATTTATTAAAATGACATACTGAATTTAATACAAAATTACAAAGATGTAAAAATAATTGTCTTAATTTTAACTCTGAATCAAAAGTGTCAAAACCATTAGGTAAAAGTTCTTTATTTCCATCAAATCCTACAAAGTTAATAAAATTCATTATTTCTTTCCTTGACAGTTTGCATAACATTGTTCACAATCTTTGATTCCCATAATTTTTACATATTCATCATATACACATGAAACTGATCTTTTTGCACAAACAAAAGGAATATTTCTTTTTTTAGCTTCATTTTTGTATTTAAGCATTGTATTGTGATTTAAAAATGAAGTTAGCATTAAAATACAATCTGTA from Poseidonibacter antarcticus encodes the following:
- a CDS encoding DUF2325 domain-containing protein produces the protein MSILIIGGDKISHISTMLEGLGAKTINHWDARKKSSAPKKKVPLDTDCILMLTSFLNHNTMLKYKNEAKKRNIPFVCAKRSVSCVYDEYVKIMGIKDCEQCYANCQGKK